TAAATTAGCAAATTGTGAATTTACAATTACATTGTCAGTGCATTCACTTATTACTATTACATTCAGTAGAGAGTCATAAATTAAGGCAGCAGTGATCAATTACTTTGGCCTCAGGACACGTCCCATGTAAACCAAAGCATGGATATCTTCACATGACGCCTCAGAAGCttcacagaggttttttttttcccaatcccaATGGTAAATCCATAAGAGAAACATTGTTAAAGGAATAGTCCAGATGCGGATGGGAATCATCGAGGTAAGCAGCCAGCTAAGGCATCTGTCATTCTGGGCACAGTCACAAAGTTCACCGGGCAGTGGAGATAAGGACATATCTGTTCATGGTCCTTTAAGACCTGGCTTAGATGTTTGAGTTCATCAGTGAGTTTCCCAATCTCCTTTTTCAGTGAAGAGTTTTCTTGCTCCAGACATTCATATTCCTGTTACAGGGTGAAAAATATTATAATCATTTACAATCCAACAAACTAACAAATATAATACAGCTATATATACTTGTTgtggtgccccctggtgttctTTGGATAGCCTCACAAAAGATCCTCCTACCGTGTCCATTGGTGGTAAGAAAAAAACTGATTCTTCTACCCTGATCTGCACAATAGCAATTATCCCTCTGCCGCCCGTGTACAAGAGGATCTAGGTGGTCGGACTTACAGtagctactgagcatgtgcgaccaacaGCACCAGGCACATTAAGTGGACGATCTGAGAGGGAATCAAAAGAACAGCATGCGGCATCATAGCCAGTACATAACTGCAATTTctagacatgtttttttttaactccttaatgaccagactTGAAAGGGCCTTAACTTGCCTTTTCGCTTTTGTCGGTCTGCAT
The genomic region above belongs to Bufo gargarizans isolate SCDJY-AF-19 chromosome 4, ASM1485885v1, whole genome shotgun sequence and contains:
- the BATF3 gene encoding basic leucine zipper transcriptional factor ATF-like 3, with amino-acid sequence MSQLSPSTSGSYPRSAHNTSGSEADVLSQGSDVCNRKVRRREKNRVAAQRSRKKQTQKADKLHEEYECLEQENSSLKKEIGKLTDELKHLSQVLKDHEQICPYLHCPVNFVTVPRMTDALAGCLPR